A section of the Armatimonadota bacterium genome encodes:
- a CDS encoding NADH-quinone oxidoreductase subunit C, translating into MHVVDPAPVQAFLQERLGEGVLEVHRFRGDPTVLVRPEALLDALAAVKGDPWRFEMLTDLTAWDRYPTEPRFEVVYHLLSLSRRERLRVKTRVPGSDPVLPTAIPLFAGANWFERELWDLFGIRFVGHPDLTRILLPDDWEGHPLRKDYPLTEEPVEFKGYTPKVPSETIPNVPPRRREDR; encoded by the coding sequence ATGCACGTGGTGGATCCCGCTCCCGTGCAGGCCTTCCTCCAGGAGCGCCTGGGAGAAGGGGTGCTGGAAGTGCACCGGTTCCGGGGAGACCCGACGGTGCTCGTGCGGCCTGAAGCCCTCCTCGACGCCCTCGCGGCGGTGAAGGGGGACCCCTGGCGGTTCGAGATGCTCACGGACCTCACCGCCTGGGACCGGTATCCCACAGAGCCCCGGTTCGAGGTGGTCTACCACCTCCTGAGTCTCAGCCGGCGGGAGCGCCTGCGGGTGAAGACCCGGGTCCCCGGCTCGGATCCCGTGCTCCCCACGGCGATCCCCCTCTTCGCGGGCGCCAACTGGTTCGAGCGGGAGCTGTGGGATCTGTTCGGGATCCGGTTTGTCGGACACCCGGACCTCACCCGGATCCTCCTGCCCGATGACTGGGAAGGGCACCCCCTCCGGAAGGACTACCCCCTCACGGAGGAGCCCGTGGAGTTCAAGGGGTACACCCCGAAGGTTCCCAGCGAGACGATCCCGAAC
- a CDS encoding NADH-quinone oxidoreductase subunit B family protein translates to MARVDLDAEAEGLRRNVLTTTVDRMLAWARSSSVWPVQFGLACCAIEMIATTTSKFDIARFGMEAFRASPRQSDLMIVAGRVSQKMAPVLRHIYEQMLEPKWVIAMGDCASCGGVYNNYALVQGVDKVVPVDVYVAGCPPRPEALLYGLMKLQEKIREQGKLGTLRRASSRVG, encoded by the coding sequence ATGGCAAGAGTAGATCTGGATGCAGAAGCGGAGGGGCTCCGGCGCAACGTCCTCACCACCACCGTGGACCGCATGCTGGCGTGGGCCCGCAGCTCCTCCGTGTGGCCCGTACAGTTCGGACTCGCCTGCTGCGCCATCGAGATGATCGCCACCACCACCAGCAAGTTCGACATCGCCCGGTTCGGGATGGAGGCCTTCCGGGCCTCCCCGCGGCAATCCGACCTCATGATCGTGGCGGGCCGGGTGAGCCAGAAGATGGCGCCCGTGCTTCGGCACATCTACGAGCAGATGTTGGAGCCCAAGTGGGTCATCGCCATGGGCGACTGCGCCAGCTGCGGCGGGGTATACAACAACTACGCCCTGGTGCAGGGCGTGGACAAAGTGGTGCCCGTGGACGTGTACGTGGCCGGCTGCCCCCCCCGGCCGGAGGCCTTGCTGTACGGCCTCATGAAGCTCCAGGAGAAGATCCGGGAGCAAGGGAAGCTGGGAACCCTCCGCCGCGCGTCGTCCCGGGTGGGGTAG
- a CDS encoding NADH-quinone oxidoreductase subunit A gives MREYVPVLVHLAISTGLAVGLLGLHALLGGRYPTPEKLEAYESGVWPLGSARERVPIRYYLIAMLFILFDVEAVFLYPWALVLRELGTPALWAGLVFIALLGLGYAYEWARGGLEWQE, from the coding sequence ATGAGGGAATACGTTCCCGTCCTGGTGCACCTGGCGATCTCCACGGGGCTCGCGGTGGGGCTTCTCGGGCTCCACGCCCTCCTGGGGGGTCGCTATCCCACGCCTGAGAAGCTGGAGGCCTACGAGAGCGGGGTGTGGCCCTTGGGTTCTGCCCGAGAGCGGGTGCCCATCCGCTACTACCTCATCGCCATGCTCTTCATCCTGTTCGATGTGGAGGCGGTGTTCCTGTACCCGTGGGCCCTGGTGCTGCGGGAACTCGGAACGCCTGCCCTGTGGGCAGGCCTCGTGTTCATCGCCCTGCTGGGACTGGGCTACGCCTACGAGTGGGCGAGAGGGGGGCTGGAATGGCAAGAGTAG
- the nifS gene encoding cysteine desulfurase NifS produces MRRIYLDYASTTPLDPRVLEAMVPYFSERFGNASSVHAFGQEARAAVDEARRILAQALGARPSEVVFTSGATEADNWAILGVAWAHEDRGRHLITSAVEHHAVLEPCRFLEERGWEVTYLPVDPYGRVDPEDVRRALRDDTVLVSVMHANNEIGTLQPIAEIARICRERGVLVHTDATQSFGALPLHVDELGVDLLSASAHKRYGPKGVGLLYVRKGTRILSLLRGGSQERGRRAGTENVPGIVGFARAIAIALEEREVEQARIRRLRDRLIEGLLQIPGAHLNGHPTDRLPNNVNVSFEGAESETLLLNLDLAGIAASSGSACTAGSLEPSHVLRAIGLPEDLARGSVRFTLGRWTTEEEVEEAIRATAEAVAQVRRVSGGGRRRPAGTRR; encoded by the coding sequence ATGCGACGGATCTACCTGGATTATGCCTCCACCACGCCCCTCGACCCCCGGGTCCTGGAGGCCATGGTACCGTATTTCTCTGAACGTTTCGGGAACGCCTCCAGCGTGCACGCCTTCGGGCAGGAGGCCCGGGCCGCGGTGGATGAAGCCCGCCGGATCCTGGCCCAGGCCCTGGGGGCCCGGCCCTCGGAGGTGGTCTTCACCAGCGGAGCCACGGAGGCCGACAACTGGGCAATTTTGGGAGTCGCGTGGGCCCACGAGGACCGGGGGCGGCACCTCATCACGAGCGCCGTGGAGCACCACGCGGTGCTGGAGCCCTGCCGGTTCCTGGAGGAGCGGGGATGGGAGGTCACCTACCTGCCCGTGGACCCCTACGGCCGGGTGGATCCGGAGGATGTGCGCCGGGCCCTCCGGGATGATACCGTGCTCGTGTCCGTGATGCACGCCAACAACGAGATCGGGACCCTGCAGCCCATCGCGGAGATCGCCCGCATCTGCCGGGAGCGGGGGGTGCTCGTGCACACGGACGCCACCCAGTCCTTCGGGGCCCTTCCCCTCCACGTGGATGAGCTGGGCGTGGACCTCCTCTCCGCCAGCGCCCACAAGCGGTACGGGCCCAAGGGCGTGGGGTTGCTGTACGTCCGCAAGGGCACCCGAATCCTCTCCCTCCTGCGGGGGGGGAGTCAGGAGCGGGGAAGGCGGGCAGGCACGGAGAACGTCCCGGGGATCGTGGGATTTGCCCGGGCCATCGCCATTGCCCTGGAGGAGCGGGAAGTAGAGCAGGCGCGGATACGACGGCTGCGGGACCGGCTCATCGAGGGACTCCTGCAGATTCCGGGAGCCCATCTCAACGGGCACCCCACGGACCGCCTCCCCAACAACGTGAACGTCTCCTTCGAGGGCGCGGAGAGCGAGACCCTGCTCCTGAACCTGGACCTCGCGGGCATCGCCGCGAGCAGCGGCTCCGCCTGCACCGCGGGGAGCTTGGAGCCCAGCCACGTGCTGCGGGCCATCGGACTCCCGGAGGACCTGGCCCGGGGGAGCGTGCGGTTCACCCTGGGCCGGTGGACCACGGAGGAGGAGGTGGAGGAGGCCATCCGGGCCACCGCGGAGGCGGTGGCGCAGGTCCGCCGGGTCTCCGGCGGGGGAAGACGGAGACCCGCGGGAACTCGGCGTTGA
- a CDS encoding EAL domain-containing protein, translating into MHLEAVRQLHLEGEIRRALERGEFVLHYQPVVRLQDQVPVEMEALIRWRHPRDGLRLPAEFLEAAERAGLGPTLGAWVLGEACRQARAWATRIPQSPVVVSVNLSASQVQDPQLPDRLTAAFQTTGASPRTLRLEVSERVLASLPPEALHRLGRLGSLELGVHVDDFHNSLAPDLLQWLPIRALKVPWAVISTSPEPRQAAHRLLTGARDRRIPVVVKGVEDPQALEEVAAMGFEYAEGFAIARPMDPEAATAYLLGVNGR; encoded by the coding sequence ATGCACCTGGAAGCCGTCCGCCAGTTGCACCTGGAAGGGGAGATCCGCCGGGCCCTGGAACGGGGAGAGTTCGTCCTCCACTACCAGCCCGTGGTGCGCCTGCAGGATCAGGTGCCCGTGGAGATGGAAGCCCTGATCCGGTGGCGGCACCCCAGGGACGGCCTCCGGCTGCCCGCGGAGTTCCTGGAGGCCGCGGAGCGGGCAGGCCTGGGGCCGACCCTCGGCGCGTGGGTCCTCGGGGAAGCATGCCGACAGGCCCGGGCGTGGGCCACCCGGATCCCGCAATCCCCGGTCGTGGTAAGCGTGAACCTCTCCGCCTCCCAGGTTCAGGATCCCCAGCTCCCCGACCGCCTGACGGCAGCCTTCCAGACCACCGGAGCCTCCCCCCGGACCCTGCGGCTTGAGGTCTCGGAGCGCGTCCTCGCCTCCTTGCCCCCGGAGGCGCTCCACCGGCTCGGGAGGCTAGGTTCCCTCGAACTCGGCGTTCACGTGGACGACTTCCACAACTCCCTCGCTCCGGACCTCCTCCAGTGGCTCCCGATCCGGGCCCTCAAGGTTCCCTGGGCCGTGATCTCCACCTCCCCGGAGCCTCGGCAGGCCGCCCACCGGCTGCTCACCGGGGCACGGGACCGGAGGATCCCGGTGGTGGTGAAGGGCGTCGAGGACCCTCAAGCCCTGGAGGAGGTGGCGGCCATGGGGTTCGAGTACGCGGAGGGGTTCGCCATCGCCCGCCCCATGGACCCGGAGGCCGCCACCGCTTACCTGTTGGGGGTCAACGGGAGGTAA
- a CDS encoding MerR family transcriptional regulator, whose translation MSDPKEELFPIGIVSLLTGLRPSTLRRWEERGLVAPVRSGRRRLRLYSWRDIEQIRLLRHLMETEGLSPLQARAAVQEGWPRFTGWERGLWRRGRPPRRGGNRIAVVPVCAVGEEFEP comes from the coding sequence ATGTCGGATCCCAAGGAGGAACTCTTCCCCATCGGCATCGTGTCTCTCTTGACGGGATTGCGGCCCTCTACCCTCCGCCGTTGGGAGGAGCGGGGACTTGTGGCTCCGGTCCGCAGCGGTCGGAGGCGGCTCCGGCTTTATTCCTGGCGGGACATCGAGCAGATCCGGCTCCTGCGCCACCTCATGGAGACGGAGGGACTCTCCCCCCTCCAGGCCAGGGCCGCCGTCCAGGAGGGCTGGCCCAGGTTCACCGGGTGGGAGAGGGGGCTGTGGCGGCGGGGCCGTCCGCCCCGGAGGGGAGGGAACCGGATCGCGGTGGTGCCGGTCTGCGCGGTGGGGGAGGAGTTCGAGCCTTAG
- a CDS encoding histidinol-phosphatase HisJ family protein has protein sequence MGRAHPYGAAVIPRPDYHTHLENVGLTWDGLTRLVEAAMRVGITEIGLTEHAHNFVQCRTIYPPDNSWIHAREVSERRNWDFDAYVRLLDRARAEGLPVKAGMEWDYCPGREGELERWIRAYDWDFTLGGVHWLRGKDGAWWGFDIPDQRAEWENRSVDEVYAEYFRLLAEAAQTGLFDVIAHPDVVKVFGHRPHRDPLPWYEEAARAMARAGVCAEVSTAGLRKPVGELYPAPDFLRILHRQAVPIVTSSDAHLPEHVGYAFHQAEAAAWAAGYRTRCLFTRRRRTEVPIHLANT, from the coding sequence GTGGGCCGAGCGCATCCGTACGGGGCGGCCGTGATCCCAAGGCCCGACTACCACACCCACCTGGAGAACGTGGGGCTCACCTGGGACGGGCTGACGCGCCTGGTGGAAGCGGCCATGCGGGTGGGGATCACGGAGATCGGGCTCACGGAGCACGCCCACAACTTCGTGCAGTGCCGCACCATCTACCCGCCGGACAACTCGTGGATCCATGCCCGGGAGGTCTCCGAGCGCCGGAACTGGGACTTCGATGCCTACGTGCGGTTGCTGGACCGGGCGCGGGCGGAGGGGCTGCCCGTCAAGGCCGGGATGGAGTGGGACTACTGCCCGGGGCGCGAGGGGGAGCTGGAACGGTGGATCCGGGCCTACGACTGGGATTTCACCCTGGGCGGGGTGCACTGGCTGCGCGGGAAGGATGGCGCGTGGTGGGGATTCGACATCCCGGACCAGCGAGCGGAGTGGGAGAACCGCTCTGTGGACGAGGTGTACGCGGAGTACTTCCGGCTGCTGGCGGAGGCTGCCCAGACCGGGCTGTTCGACGTCATTGCCCATCCGGACGTGGTAAAGGTGTTCGGACACCGGCCCCACCGGGACCCCCTCCCTTGGTACGAGGAGGCGGCCCGGGCCATGGCCCGGGCGGGCGTGTGCGCGGAGGTGAGTACCGCGGGACTGCGGAAACCCGTGGGAGAGCTGTACCCCGCCCCGGATTTCCTCCGGATCCTCCACCGCCAAGCCGTCCCCATCGTCACCAGCTCCGACGCCCACCTCCCCGAACACGTGGGCTACGCGTTCCATCAGGCCGAGGCCGCGGCCTGGGCCGCGGGATACCGCACCCGGTGCCTCTTCACCCGCCGGAGACGAACGGAGGTCCCAATCCATCTGGCGAACACATGA
- a CDS encoding metallophosphoesterase family protein: MKLAVLCDIHGNLPALQAVARELAEVPGLQHVLVGGDLCFGGLEPAQCLDFVRDHGYAAILGNTDAILAEAARAPESQEADELLAWTLEQLSDDHLLYLADLPFHLRLIPEEGHDLYLVHATPWSVEEPVHPDAPEEVVRRIFEEAGARLVVYGHVHKQYRRPWQDRLLVNPGSVGFPLDGDPRPAYAILTWDGSWHVEMRRIAEGYDPEQVALRYRSSHPRGEVWAERIRTGRP; the protein is encoded by the coding sequence GTGAAGCTGGCGGTGCTCTGTGACATCCACGGGAACCTCCCCGCCCTCCAGGCCGTGGCGCGGGAGCTCGCGGAGGTCCCGGGCCTCCAGCACGTGCTGGTGGGCGGGGACCTCTGCTTCGGGGGCCTGGAACCCGCCCAGTGCCTGGACTTCGTCCGGGACCACGGATACGCGGCCATCCTCGGGAACACGGACGCCATCCTCGCGGAGGCCGCCCGGGCCCCGGAATCCCAGGAGGCGGACGAGCTGCTCGCGTGGACGCTGGAGCAGCTCAGCGACGACCACCTCCTCTACCTCGCGGATCTGCCCTTCCACCTCCGCCTGATCCCGGAGGAGGGACACGACCTGTACCTGGTGCACGCCACCCCGTGGAGCGTGGAGGAGCCGGTTCATCCCGATGCGCCGGAGGAGGTGGTGCGCCGCATCTTCGAGGAGGCGGGGGCGCGACTGGTGGTGTACGGGCACGTCCACAAGCAGTACCGCCGACCCTGGCAGGACCGCCTCCTCGTCAATCCGGGGTCCGTGGGGTTCCCCCTGGACGGCGACCCCCGACCCGCCTACGCCATCCTCACGTGGGACGGGAGCTGGCACGTGGAGATGCGCCGGATCGCGGAGGGGTACGACCCCGAGCAGGTGGCCCTTCGATACCGATCCTCCCACCCCCGGGGGGAGGTGTGGGCCGAGCGCATCCGTACGGGGCGGCCGTGA
- a CDS encoding CoA pyrophosphatase — MGAYPSCTADREPRPGVTFARIREVLLGYVPRTVEDASLRLAAVLIPLYEEDGRIWVLLTRRTDRVAVHKGQISFPGGAVEEKDPDALHAALREAEEELGIRREDVEVLGQVDDECTVVSGFLIRPFVGRLPHPYPLRPAEEEIAEVIRIPLAFFLDPRAVEVRRDPSGRLQYFYRYQGHVVWGATARILRRFTSLLEGDG, encoded by the coding sequence ATGGGGGCTTATCCTTCCTGCACCGCCGACCGGGAACCCCGCCCGGGTGTCACCTTCGCCCGGATCCGGGAAGTCCTCCTCGGCTACGTCCCGCGCACGGTGGAGGACGCGTCCCTGCGGCTGGCCGCGGTCCTGATTCCCCTCTACGAGGAGGACGGGAGGATCTGGGTGCTGCTCACCCGGCGCACGGACCGGGTGGCGGTGCACAAGGGCCAGATCTCGTTTCCCGGTGGGGCAGTGGAGGAGAAAGATCCGGACGCGCTCCACGCGGCCCTCCGGGAGGCGGAGGAGGAGCTGGGCATCCGGCGGGAGGACGTGGAGGTACTCGGACAGGTGGACGACGAGTGCACCGTGGTCTCCGGGTTCCTCATCCGGCCCTTCGTGGGCCGCCTTCCCCATCCGTATCCCCTCCGGCCCGCGGAGGAGGAGATCGCGGAGGTCATCCGGATTCCCCTCGCGTTCTTCCTGGATCCCCGCGCGGTGGAGGTCCGGCGGGATCCCTCCGGGAGGCTGCAGTACTTCTACCGGTATCAGGGCCACGTGGTGTGGGGAGCCACGGCCCGCATCCTCCGGCGGTTCACCTCGTTGCTGGAAGGGGACGGGTGA
- the thyX gene encoding FAD-dependent thymidylate synthase: MEESSGLPIAQLRIHLVAETRFVLNAWNGVPWRVWETTSARDAEVLAEFAGRLCYQSWHRPNPATARNEDYLRNILAQGHFSVLEHAGFTVVLTGVSRAFTHEMVRHRHFSYSQLSQRFVDEERAAVVVPPLFRDDPEALAILEEVHRKTQEAYARLVRLAQRKLEGLADRRMRRKRAREAARCVLPNMTETHIVITGNHRAWREFFEKRGSLHADAEIREVAVRIFTEVARPLAPHIYQDFEVVEHRLPNGETVPILRRQPLPASEE, translated from the coding sequence ATGGAGGAATCCTCGGGATTGCCCATCGCCCAGTTGCGCATCCACCTTGTGGCGGAGACCCGGTTCGTGCTGAACGCGTGGAACGGAGTCCCGTGGCGGGTGTGGGAGACCACCTCCGCAAGGGACGCGGAGGTCCTCGCGGAGTTCGCGGGCAGGCTGTGCTACCAGAGCTGGCACCGCCCCAATCCCGCCACCGCACGGAACGAGGACTACCTCCGCAACATCCTCGCGCAGGGCCATTTCTCCGTCCTGGAACACGCGGGCTTCACGGTGGTCCTCACGGGGGTCTCCAGGGCCTTCACCCACGAGATGGTCCGGCACCGGCACTTCAGCTACTCCCAGCTCTCCCAGCGGTTCGTGGACGAGGAGCGCGCCGCGGTGGTGGTCCCGCCCCTGTTCCGGGATGATCCGGAAGCCCTCGCGATCCTGGAGGAGGTTCACCGGAAGACGCAGGAGGCGTATGCGCGCCTCGTGCGCCTCGCCCAGCGGAAGCTGGAGGGCCTTGCGGACCGCCGCATGCGACGGAAGCGGGCCCGGGAGGCCGCCCGGTGCGTGCTCCCGAACATGACGGAGACCCACATCGTGATCACCGGAAACCACCGGGCCTGGCGGGAGTTCTTCGAGAAGCGGGGGAGCCTGCACGCGGACGCGGAGATCCGGGAGGTGGCGGTCCGGATCTTCACGGAGGTGGCCCGACCCCTCGCCCCGCACATCTACCAGGATTTCGAGGTGGTGGAACACCGCCTCCCGAACGGGGAAACGGTGCCGATCCTGCGGAGGCAACCGCTCCCCGCCTCCGAGGAGTGA
- a CDS encoding GNAT family N-acetyltransferase: MDEPSLSVRPASPQDRGAVAEILTSGFLEKFSRIFGPDPRRVARILADLPSSGRVFVAEMGGRVVGTLTLVLESSSPAPLWPVLRRHLSFPRALWALVLLALMGSAAPEPDTALIEAVAVLPQVRGRGVGRALMRRALEEARRAGKRRAALYVVEGNQPALRLYGSLGFRAERRVPLLAGRFLFGASRLLYMTRELAP, encoded by the coding sequence GTGGACGAGCCCAGCCTCTCCGTGCGTCCGGCCTCCCCACAGGATCGCGGGGCCGTGGCGGAGATCCTCACCAGTGGATTCCTGGAGAAGTTCAGCCGGATCTTCGGGCCGGATCCCCGCAGGGTCGCGCGGATCCTCGCGGACCTTCCCTCCTCCGGGCGGGTCTTCGTGGCGGAGATGGGCGGACGGGTGGTGGGGACCCTCACCTTGGTCCTGGAATCCTCCTCCCCCGCTCCCCTCTGGCCCGTGCTGCGGCGGCACCTTTCCTTTCCCCGGGCCCTGTGGGCCCTCGTGCTCCTGGCCCTGATGGGGAGTGCGGCACCGGAGCCGGATACCGCGCTGATCGAGGCGGTGGCGGTGCTCCCCCAGGTGCGCGGACGGGGCGTGGGCCGGGCCCTGATGCGCCGGGCGCTGGAGGAGGCCCGGCGGGCGGGAAAGCGCCGGGCGGCCCTCTACGTGGTGGAGGGAAACCAGCCCGCCCTTCGGCTCTACGGGTCCCTCGGGTTCCGAGCGGAGCGGCGCGTGCCGCTTCTGGCGGGCCGGTTCCTCTTCGGGGCCTCGCGTCTGCTGTACATGACGCGGGAGCTGGCTCCGTAG
- a CDS encoding MFS transporter produces MTPLAPLRHRDFRLLWIGLFVSNTGSWMQFVATGYLVDRLTLSPVYLGLLALAQAIPRLVFAPIGGVVADRVNRRTLLVWTNLLLGASALLLAGLTATGRATVWHVILLGGLNSFLMSFDMPARHAMVPELVEEEEVLQAVTLNSVAFNGAGVLGPSLGGVVIAWAGEAACFAVNALSYGAVVAAVLRMHLLPQASASGSVSEDLVDAFRALREDRTLLEVLAAVAILNFFGRPYFRLMPAFAREVLHADAAQLGLLQAAPGVGTVLSAWYVARSDAGRPHRLMISSAALFGLSVSLFALSAHPWVCLGFLVASGLFQSAAMAAANTLLQTRVDPRMRGRAMGLYSVTAFGMFTLGTFPMGLLSAAIGISHALALGGLLTVLLVLVLGRGLKTP; encoded by the coding sequence GTGACCCCCCTCGCACCCCTCCGTCACCGCGACTTCCGGCTCCTCTGGATCGGCCTGTTCGTCTCCAACACCGGCTCGTGGATGCAGTTCGTGGCCACCGGATATCTCGTGGACCGCCTCACCCTCTCTCCCGTGTACCTGGGACTGCTGGCCCTCGCCCAGGCCATCCCAAGGCTGGTGTTCGCCCCTATCGGCGGGGTGGTGGCGGATCGGGTGAACCGGCGGACGCTGCTGGTGTGGACCAACCTCCTGCTCGGGGCGAGTGCCCTGCTGCTGGCGGGGCTCACCGCCACGGGCCGCGCCACGGTGTGGCACGTGATCCTCCTGGGCGGCCTCAACTCCTTCCTCATGTCCTTCGACATGCCCGCCCGCCACGCCATGGTCCCTGAACTGGTGGAAGAGGAAGAGGTGCTGCAGGCGGTGACCCTGAACTCCGTGGCCTTCAACGGGGCGGGTGTGCTCGGCCCCTCCCTGGGTGGGGTGGTCATCGCGTGGGCGGGGGAGGCCGCCTGCTTCGCGGTGAACGCCCTCAGCTACGGGGCAGTCGTGGCCGCGGTGTTGCGGATGCACCTCCTGCCCCAGGCCTCTGCCTCCGGATCGGTGTCGGAGGATCTCGTGGACGCCTTCCGTGCCCTCCGGGAGGATCGGACCCTCCTGGAGGTCCTGGCCGCGGTGGCGATCCTCAACTTCTTCGGCCGGCCCTACTTCCGCCTCATGCCCGCCTTCGCCCGGGAGGTGCTGCACGCGGACGCCGCCCAGCTGGGGCTGCTGCAGGCCGCCCCGGGCGTGGGAACCGTGCTCTCCGCCTGGTATGTGGCCCGCTCCGACGCTGGACGGCCCCACCGCCTCATGATCTCCTCCGCGGCCCTGTTCGGCCTCAGCGTCTCCCTCTTCGCCCTCTCCGCGCATCCCTGGGTGTGTCTGGGGTTTCTCGTGGCTTCGGGTCTGTTTCAGTCCGCGGCCATGGCTGCGGCCAACACCCTCCTCCAGACCCGGGTGGATCCCCGGATGCGGGGCCGGGCCATGGGGCTGTACTCCGTGACCGCCTTCGGGATGTTCACCCTGGGGACCTTCCCCATGGGGCTGTTGAGCGCGGCCATCGGGATCTCCCACGCCCTCGCCCTCGGGGGCCTTCTTACGGTGCTCCTGGTCCTCGTGCTGGGGCGCGGCCTTAAAACCCCGTGA
- the pyrR gene encoding bifunctional pyr operon transcriptional regulator/uracil phosphoribosyltransferase PyrR, whose product MRMRQKARVMDPQAIARALVRIAHEILERNRGTGTLALVGIRTRGDVLARRLAEAIERIEGVRVPVGVLDITLYRDDRDRHTAAPTVQRTEIPFSVVGRDIVLVDDVLYTGRTVRAALDALMDLGRAASIQLAVLVDRGHRELPIRPDYVGKNLPTSSRERVTVRLVETDGVDEVVIEEPVEATEPESRPS is encoded by the coding sequence ATGCGGATGCGGCAGAAGGCCAGAGTCATGGACCCGCAGGCCATCGCCCGCGCCCTCGTGCGGATCGCCCACGAGATCCTCGAGCGGAACCGGGGGACGGGCACCCTGGCCCTCGTGGGCATCCGCACCCGGGGAGACGTCCTGGCCCGGCGGCTGGCGGAGGCCATCGAGCGGATCGAGGGGGTTCGGGTCCCCGTGGGCGTGTTGGACATCACCCTGTACCGGGACGACCGCGACCGCCACACCGCGGCTCCCACGGTTCAGCGCACGGAGATCCCCTTCTCCGTGGTGGGGCGGGACATCGTGCTGGTGGACGACGTGCTGTACACGGGGCGCACGGTGCGGGCGGCCCTGGATGCCCTGATGGACCTCGGACGCGCCGCCTCCATCCAGCTGGCGGTCCTGGTGGATCGGGGACACCGGGAGCTCCCCATTCGGCCGGACTACGTGGGGAAGAATCTGCCCACCTCCAGCCGGGAGCGGGTGACGGTGCGCTTGGTGGAGACCGACGGGGTGGACGAGGTGGTGATCGAGGAGCCCGTGGAGGCCACCGAACCGGAATCCCGGCCATCGTGA
- a CDS encoding RluA family pseudouridine synthase: protein MSTRLEDLHRIIVEPEAEGTRLDVYLARRLSLSRSRIQQLIEAGEVRIHGRTVRPSYRVRAGDGVEVRIPSPQPPALVPEELPVRILYEDEDLAVVDKPAGIPVHPGAGRPRGTLVNALLARLDRLSGIGGELRPGIVHRLDKDTSGLVVVAKHDAAHVALAAQFARRAVRRTYLALLRGEVPWEEKTVSAPIGRHPVRRKEMAVVPTGRPATTSFWVLERFRGYTLVACRLQTGRTHQVRVHAKHMGYPVAGDPVYGSRGELGLRRQFLHACELVLTHPRTGERLVFTSELPEDLQEVLRALREKGK, encoded by the coding sequence GTGTCGACGCGCCTGGAGGACCTGCACCGCATCATCGTCGAGCCGGAGGCAGAGGGGACCCGGCTGGACGTGTACCTCGCCCGCCGCCTCTCCCTCAGCCGCTCCCGCATCCAGCAGCTCATCGAGGCGGGGGAAGTCCGGATCCACGGCCGCACCGTGCGACCCAGTTACCGGGTCCGGGCGGGGGACGGGGTGGAGGTTCGGATCCCCTCCCCGCAGCCTCCAGCCCTTGTCCCCGAAGAACTCCCCGTGCGGATCCTGTACGAGGACGAGGACCTGGCGGTGGTGGACAAGCCCGCGGGGATCCCGGTACATCCCGGCGCGGGCCGCCCCCGGGGGACCTTGGTGAACGCCCTCCTGGCGCGGCTGGATCGGCTCTCCGGGATCGGGGGGGAGCTGCGGCCGGGGATCGTCCACCGGCTGGACAAGGACACCTCGGGCCTAGTGGTGGTGGCGAAGCATGACGCGGCCCACGTAGCCCTGGCCGCTCAGTTTGCGCGCCGCGCGGTCCGGCGCACCTACCTGGCCCTCCTGCGGGGGGAGGTGCCGTGGGAGGAGAAGACGGTGTCCGCGCCCATCGGCCGCCACCCGGTGCGGCGGAAGGAGATGGCCGTGGTCCCCACCGGCCGGCCCGCGACGACCAGCTTCTGGGTGCTGGAGCGGTTCAGAGGCTACACCCTGGTGGCCTGCCGGCTCCAGACCGGGCGGACTCACCAGGTCCGGGTACACGCCAAGCACATGGGGTATCCTGTAGCCGGAGACCCCGTATACGGATCCCGGGGGGAGCTGGGCCTGAGGCGGCAGTTCCTCCACGCCTGTGAGCTGGTCCTCACGCACCCGCGGACCGGCGAGCGGCTCGTGTTCACCTCGGAGTTGCCGGAGGATCTGCAGGAGGTATTACGGGCCCTGAGGGAAAAAGGGAAGTGA